A stretch of DNA from Staphylococcus sp. KG4-3:
ATGCATCTAGTAGTTTTTGAATTTCAGAATATTTTTGTGCGTTTAATGTACCTGAAGGACTTTGTTCAATTTCAAAAATTAGAAAATCATCAGTTGCATTAAAAGATGTTTTGATACTTTCACATATTGTATTTTTGTCTAAATCGCTTTGCAAAAACCACAAACCACTATAAATAAATAGTGCATTACCTAAAGATTTTAATTGTGCAGGTAATTTTTCATATCCGTATGAAATAGAATTTAAATTATAAGACAAAATATATTTTGACATTTATATCACGCTCCCATACAAGCATATCATTAACTGTAATTTAAAAGTTGTAGGAGCCTAGTATTAACTTTATTTTTAGTTTTTAAATTTTAACTGTAAATTCAATAATATAGATGTTGTTCTGGTTTGTAAAAATGAAAATAAGGTAATAATAGCTATAAAGATAAGAAAAATAAATATATATCATGTTTTTAACTTATATATGTTACATCAAAAAAAATGTTCTTCAATTAAAATACATTTTTTAATGGGGAGTTAAAAAGGATGCATTATAATGAGTCGACAATATCAAATTGAGCAGTTATGGAAACAGCATAAATATGAGGTGTTATGGCATGACCAAAATAAATATAAATTGATTAGAGAACAATTGAAATACGATACAACGATAGAAGAAATTGAAACTTTAATTAATGAAGCACTAAATACTACACCAAGTAATGGGTCAATTATTAACGCATATGATCATATGTGGGGTTATTTTAAAAGAAAGTGTAGTTCATCAGAAAAAAGCTTACATAACTATTTAAAGGAAGCCTTTAAAAAAGAAGAAGTTGATGAAATATATCTATTACAATTTTTAAAAAGCATGGCAAATTATTATGATATAAACTATATTAAAACTTCAACAATAATACAAAAATTAAACTAATCATTATGCATAGATTATAATTAGTTTTTGATTTCCAAAAGTTGAAACGCAGAGAATCTATGAAGTTATATTTTAATAGTATTTAATATTTTCTAAATATTGTTAGTTAAATTTTTCATTTTAACAATTTGTATAGTGAAGTTTTGTCAATATTATCAGTTAAATCAATAAAATAATTTGATTGCCAACTTTGAGTTTTAATTGCAGTTTGATTTAATTTGTGTTCCCAAGTTGGATAAATTCTTATTGCCATTTTTCCTTTTTTTACTCCGTTAGCTATAATATTCTGTTTAGCTAACACGTCTTTTGGAAATATAAATAACCCTTTATGACTTTCATCCATTACTGTAATAATTAATTTGTCACATGATTCATTATAAGTAAAAGGTCTGTTTTTATTATTGTTATCTTTAGTCCAAAATACTACAAAATACCCTTGCTTATTCGGTGTTTTTTTAGCGATTCTACTTCTAAAAGTTTGTTTATTAACTTGAAAAGTACAACTCTCATACTCCTCATTAAAAAATTCTGTTTCCCAATTTTTAAAATTAATATTATTCGTAGATTTAAATATTGAGCTTATAAAGTCTATTGATTTATACATAATATAACCTTCTCCATTGAGTTTTGATTATTTTGAGTATACCAAATTCATTAGTGTATAACTATTTTTAAAAGTGCAAATAAAATAATATCTACAATAAAAAGTAAAGTAACTACATAAAAAAGATAAGTGTAAATTGATACAATAAGGGTAGACATAATTGCGAGTATAAAATTTATAAATTGAGAGGTGAACTATATGCATTATATTAAATATTTAAATTCATCAGATAATACGAAACTATATACTAAAATTAATGATACTCCAGAAGCGAATGCAAACATTATTATAGTACATGGGTTAGCCGAACATTTAGATCGTTATGATATTTTAGCGGCATATTTAAATGAAAATGATTTTAATGTAATAAGATACGACCAAAGAGGACATGGCAGATCGGGAGGAGCTCAAACTTATTACAGTAATATGTATGAAATTGTTGAAGATTTAACAGCTATAATAGAATATGTAAAAACCACTTTCGAAGGGAAAGTATATCTAATTGGACATAGCATGGGCGGTTATACAGTGACTTTATTTGAAACAATTTACCCTGGTACTGTAGATGGTGTAGTTACATCAGGTGCGTTAACAAGGTATAACAATAAATTATTTGGTAATCCTGATCCAAGCATTTCATCAGACACTTATATTAAAAATGAATTAGGGGATGGTGTATGTTCTGATGCTGAAGTTATTAGAAAATATGAAATTGATCAATTAAACTCGAAACAGATATCTATGGGGCTTATTCGCACATTACTAGATGGCATAACATATTTGAAAAATAATGCGGAACGTTTTACTAACAATATTTTGATATTACATGGTAAAGAAGATGGATTAGTAAGTTATCATGATTCGCTACAATTATACCAAGAAATAGAATCTGAACATAAATCTATTCATATTTATGATAGATTACAACATGAGATATTAAATGAATCCTCTTATAATTTAAGTATTTTCAAAGAAATTGTTGATTGGTTAGATAATGAAATACGTATTTCTAAAATTTAAAAAAGTATCCTTACAATAAAAGTGTTTAACCAAACTCAACAAGTATCGTAATGTTTGTTATGAAAAATCTAAAGATTTACACTTGGTTAAGGAAAAAATTGTGGAAAGGAAAGATTATAATGAAGATAAAAACATTGCACATGCAATATGAAGAAAGTTTTGAAGAATTTGATGAACGTGTTAACGAATTCTTACAAAATGTGGATGAGAAACAACACTGGGAATTAGTGAGTGTTACACCATCTGTAACAAATAGTATTGAAGGCGTTGACTACTTTATTACTATTGTCTACAAAAAATAGTATAGTTAGAAAAAATTGTAATGGTATGAGTTGAAATGTAATAGAAAGATGTAGTTACTTTTAGTTAAATAGAGTATGTTATTAGAGTGGTTTGATAATATCACTTACATGATGAAAGGCTATGACATTTGCTATGCCATAGCCTTATTAACAATTTGTTGTCCCTTAATTTATATT
This window harbors:
- a CDS encoding MepB family protein, whose product is MYKSIDFISSIFKSTNNINFKNWETEFFNEEYESCTFQVNKQTFRSRIAKKTPNKQGYFVVFWTKDNNNKNRPFTYNESCDKLIITVMDESHKGLFIFPKDVLAKQNIIANGVKKGKMAIRIYPTWEHKLNQTAIKTQSWQSNYFIDLTDNIDKTSLYKLLK
- a CDS encoding alpha/beta hydrolase; protein product: MHYIKYLNSSDNTKLYTKINDTPEANANIIIVHGLAEHLDRYDILAAYLNENDFNVIRYDQRGHGRSGGAQTYYSNMYEIVEDLTAIIEYVKTTFEGKVYLIGHSMGGYTVTLFETIYPGTVDGVVTSGALTRYNNKLFGNPDPSISSDTYIKNELGDGVCSDAEVIRKYEIDQLNSKQISMGLIRTLLDGITYLKNNAERFTNNILILHGKEDGLVSYHDSLQLYQEIESEHKSIHIYDRLQHEILNESSYNLSIFKEIVDWLDNEIRISKI
- a CDS encoding DUF1722 domain-containing protein, which produces MSRQYQIEQLWKQHKYEVLWHDQNKYKLIREQLKYDTTIEEIETLINEALNTTPSNGSIINAYDHMWGYFKRKCSSSEKSLHNYLKEAFKKEEVDEIYLLQFLKSMANYYDINYIKTSTIIQKLN